A genomic stretch from Frigoribacterium sp. PvP032 includes:
- a CDS encoding cytochrome c biogenesis protein ResB, giving the protein MARSSDPERRGPADAIGPVDATGPADETDVSSDPLRPSDHYDSAPARTPGDQGAGAADVVQPRLGPVGYLRFFWRQLTSMKTALFLLMLLAVAAIPGSLVPQRTSDPNGVVQYRAEHPDLFPVLDKLGVFDTYSSPWFSAVYLLLFISLIGCIVPRTKHHFEALRSKPPKTPARLSRLAGYRSVTLQTAGGAADDALAPASVVEQARAQLRRAGYRTQVFGDSVSAERGYLRETGNLVFHTALVGVLLTVGIGGGFGYTGQRVVVEGQTFTNALVSYDSFNPGRWFSDAQLSPFNITLDEFTTTYEESNADALGQPLDYTADVTTTTQSGDTSEHEIKVNSPLSIGGSNVYLLGNGYAVDVTVKAPDGSVAFRDTIPFLPQDANLTSQGVVKVPDGLSDQIGMIGFFYPSAVETGDGSGILASSYPDLLNPVLSLNVYQGDLGLDAGVPQSVYSLDTDGMTEIAGAAADQSALQLSPGTTADLPDGLGTVTLSDVKRFASLDVHHDPSQLWVLLFAGLVFAGLLTALFVPRRRLWVKASATDGGVLLEYAGLARGEDPTLARAVRDIARTHLAGLGVPADAARAATSDDDPNDDAGDGSSSAGAAASGSTSNDPARSTEAPSRAGRRMRP; this is encoded by the coding sequence ATGGCACGATCGTCTGACCCCGAGCGCCGCGGCCCCGCCGACGCGATCGGCCCGGTCGACGCGACCGGCCCCGCCGACGAGACGGACGTCTCGTCCGACCCGCTCCGCCCGAGCGACCACTACGACTCGGCCCCCGCGCGCACCCCCGGCGACCAGGGCGCGGGCGCCGCCGACGTCGTGCAGCCGCGCCTCGGCCCCGTCGGCTACCTCCGCTTCTTCTGGCGGCAGCTGACCAGCATGAAGACGGCGCTCTTCCTCCTGATGCTGCTCGCCGTGGCGGCGATCCCCGGCTCGCTCGTGCCGCAGCGCACCTCCGACCCGAACGGCGTGGTCCAGTACCGCGCCGAGCACCCCGACCTGTTCCCGGTGCTCGACAAGCTCGGCGTCTTCGACACCTACTCGTCACCGTGGTTCTCGGCCGTCTACCTGCTGCTCTTCATCTCGCTGATCGGCTGCATCGTGCCGCGCACGAAGCACCACTTCGAGGCGCTCCGCTCGAAGCCGCCCAAGACCCCCGCGCGCCTGTCCCGGCTGGCGGGCTACCGCTCCGTGACGCTGCAGACCGCAGGAGGCGCGGCGGACGACGCGCTCGCCCCCGCCTCCGTCGTCGAGCAGGCCCGCGCGCAGCTGAGGCGCGCCGGGTACCGCACGCAGGTGTTCGGCGACTCGGTCAGCGCCGAGCGCGGCTACCTCCGCGAGACCGGCAACCTCGTGTTCCACACGGCGCTCGTCGGCGTGCTGCTGACGGTCGGGATCGGCGGCGGCTTCGGCTACACGGGCCAGCGCGTGGTCGTCGAGGGCCAGACGTTCACGAACGCCCTCGTGTCGTACGACTCGTTCAACCCGGGTCGCTGGTTCAGCGACGCGCAGCTCTCGCCGTTCAACATCACGCTCGACGAGTTCACGACCACGTACGAAGAATCGAACGCGGACGCGCTCGGACAGCCGCTCGACTACACGGCGGACGTCACGACGACGACCCAGTCGGGCGACACGAGCGAGCACGAGATCAAGGTCAACAGCCCGCTGTCGATCGGCGGCTCGAACGTCTACCTGCTCGGCAACGGCTACGCGGTCGACGTCACGGTGAAGGCGCCCGACGGCTCGGTCGCGTTCCGCGACACGATCCCGTTCCTGCCCCAGGACGCCAACCTCACCTCGCAGGGCGTCGTCAAGGTGCCCGACGGCCTGTCGGACCAGATCGGCATGATCGGCTTCTTCTACCCGTCGGCCGTCGAGACGGGCGACGGGTCGGGGATCCTCGCGTCGAGCTACCCCGACCTGCTGAACCCGGTGCTCAGCCTCAACGTCTACCAGGGCGACCTCGGCCTCGACGCCGGGGTGCCGCAGTCGGTCTACTCCCTGGACACCGACGGGATGACGGAGATCGCCGGCGCCGCCGCCGACCAGTCCGCGCTGCAGCTCTCGCCCGGCACCACCGCGGACCTGCCCGACGGCCTCGGCACGGTGACCCTCTCCGACGTCAAGCGCTTCGCCTCCCTCGACGTGCACCACGACCCGTCACAGCTCTGGGTGCTGCTCTTCGCCGGGCTCGTCTTCGCCGGTCTGCTGACGGCCCTGTTCGTCCCTCGCCGACGCTTGTGGGTCAAGGCCAGCGCCACCGACGGGGGAGTGCTTCTCGAGTACGCCGGCCTCGCCCGCGGCGAGGACCCGACGCTGGCCCGTGCCGTCCGCGACATCGCTCGGACGCACCTCGCCGGGCTCGGCGTGCCCGCCGACGCAGCCCGCGCCGCGACGAGCGACGACGACCCGAACGACGACGCCGGCGACGGCTCGAGCAGCGCAGGCGCCGCCGCGTCCGGCTCGACCTCGAACGACCCTGCCCGCTCGACAGAGGCGCCCAGCCGCGCCGGACGTAGGATGCGACCGTGA
- a CDS encoding 1,4-dihydroxy-2-naphthoyl-CoA synthase, whose product MSAAVSDLFDPAEWREVPGFDGLTDVTYHLDVDGRVARVAIDRPEVRNAFRPRTVDELYRVLDHARQQSRVGVVLLTGNGPSPKDGGWAFCSGGDQRIRGRDGYKAEGAEANVADPASAGRLHILEVQRLIRFMPKVVIAVVPGWAAGGGHSLHVVCDLTIASREHGKFKQTDADVGSFDAGYGSAYFAKQIGQKLAREVFFLAEEYSADRAHEMGAVNRVVAHADLEKEALAMARVVLTKSPTAIRMLKFAFNATDDGIVGQQVFAGEATRLAYGTDEAVEGRDSFLEKREPDWSPFPWQY is encoded by the coding sequence ATGTCCGCCGCAGTGTCCGACCTGTTCGATCCAGCCGAGTGGCGAGAGGTGCCGGGCTTCGACGGCCTCACCGACGTCACCTACCACCTCGACGTCGACGGCCGGGTGGCCCGCGTCGCGATCGACCGGCCCGAGGTGCGGAACGCGTTCCGGCCGCGCACCGTCGACGAGCTGTACCGCGTGCTCGACCACGCACGCCAGCAGAGCAGGGTCGGCGTCGTGCTGCTCACGGGCAACGGCCCGAGCCCGAAGGACGGCGGCTGGGCCTTCTGCAGCGGCGGCGACCAGCGCATCCGCGGCCGTGACGGCTACAAGGCCGAGGGCGCCGAGGCCAACGTGGCCGATCCTGCCTCGGCGGGGCGCCTCCACATCCTCGAGGTGCAGCGCCTCATCCGGTTCATGCCCAAGGTCGTCATCGCGGTCGTGCCCGGCTGGGCGGCGGGCGGCGGCCACTCGCTCCACGTCGTCTGCGACCTCACGATCGCCAGCCGTGAGCACGGCAAGTTCAAGCAGACGGACGCCGACGTCGGCTCGTTCGACGCCGGCTACGGCAGCGCCTACTTCGCGAAGCAGATCGGCCAGAAGCTCGCCCGCGAGGTGTTCTTCCTCGCCGAGGAGTACAGCGCCGACCGCGCCCACGAGATGGGCGCCGTCAACCGCGTCGTCGCGCACGCCGACCTCGAGAAGGAGGCGCTGGCCATGGCCCGCGTCGTCCTCACGAAGTCGCCCACCGCCATCCGCATGCTCAAGTTCGCGTTCAACGCCACGGACGACGGCATCGTGGGCCAGCAGGTCTTCGCCGGCGAGGCGACGCGCCTCGCGTACGGCACCGACGAGGCCGTCGAGGGGCGCGACTCGTTCCTCGAGAAGCGCGAGCCCGACTGGTCGCCGTTCCCGTGGCAGTACTGA
- the ccsB gene encoding c-type cytochrome biogenesis protein CcsB has translation MTEDLANFSLVAVYSAMAIYTISFVAFALDLAKRSGDAQQAPAPSATATAGPEAGSVRGAGRGSARAAVSGGSTIVLDREAATTVTAGDGRGSGSAGPSGPGSSRRRRRGSSFERVATAMMVLGLLVHVSSVVTRGIAAERVPWANMFEFSLTGTAIIVAVYLVAGRFVDLSFLGAYVMGLNLVLLAIGSVNYYVEVVPLQPALQSAWLVIHVLVAILGTGFFAIAAGLSIAQLIQTKREQARLSGLRFMDTLPGADRLEDLAYRVALVGFVLWTFTLIAGAVWAERAWGRYWGWDTKEVWTFIIWVLYAGYIHARATRGWRGARSSWLSIIGFAAVLFNFGVVNVFFKGLHAYSGL, from the coding sequence GTGACCGAAGACCTCGCCAACTTCTCGCTCGTCGCCGTGTACTCGGCGATGGCGATCTACACGATCTCGTTCGTGGCCTTCGCCCTCGACCTGGCGAAGCGGTCCGGTGACGCGCAGCAGGCCCCGGCTCCGAGCGCGACCGCGACCGCAGGGCCCGAGGCAGGGTCCGTCCGCGGGGCCGGTCGCGGCTCCGCCCGAGCCGCGGTCTCCGGCGGCAGCACCATCGTGCTCGACCGCGAGGCCGCCACCACGGTGACGGCCGGCGACGGACGAGGCTCCGGCTCAGCCGGCCCCTCGGGTCCCGGCTCGTCCCGCCGCCGCCGCCGGGGGTCGAGCTTCGAGCGCGTCGCCACGGCGATGATGGTGCTCGGCCTGCTCGTCCACGTCTCCAGTGTCGTGACTCGCGGCATCGCCGCCGAGCGGGTGCCGTGGGCCAACATGTTCGAGTTCTCGCTCACGGGCACGGCGATCATCGTCGCGGTGTACCTGGTCGCCGGTCGCTTCGTCGACCTGTCGTTCCTCGGCGCCTACGTGATGGGCCTGAACCTCGTGCTGCTCGCCATCGGCAGCGTGAACTACTACGTCGAGGTCGTGCCGCTCCAGCCCGCCCTGCAGTCGGCCTGGCTGGTCATCCACGTGCTCGTGGCGATCCTCGGCACCGGCTTCTTCGCCATAGCCGCCGGTCTGTCGATCGCGCAGCTGATCCAGACGAAGCGCGAGCAGGCCCGGCTGTCGGGGCTCCGCTTCATGGACACCCTCCCCGGCGCGGACCGCCTCGAAGATCTGGCCTACCGCGTGGCCCTCGTCGGCTTCGTCCTCTGGACCTTCACCCTCATCGCCGGTGCCGTCTGGGCCGAGCGTGCCTGGGGTCGCTACTGGGGCTGGGACACCAAGGAGGTCTGGACGTTCATCATCTGGGTCCTCTACGCCGGCTACATCCACGCCCGTGCGACCCGCGGATGGCGCGGTGCCCGGTCGTCGTGGCTGTCGATCATCGGCTTCGCCGCGGTGCTGTTCAACTTCGGCGTCGTGAACGTCTTCTTCAAGGGCCTGCACGCCTACTCGGGCCTCTGA
- a CDS encoding o-succinylbenzoate synthase → MTTPAEPAQPTTPLLPRTELPPLDDLLARAHVVQLPLRTRFRGIEVREALLVEGPRGWTEFSPFVEYAPEEAAAWLAAAVEFGWGPALSPGASRVAVNATLPAVGPDEVAGVLARFPGCRTVKVKVAERGQTLADDVARVAAAREHVGPEGRVRVDANGGWSVDQAEEALRALAPFGLEYAEQPCASVPELAELRRRTADLGVPVAADESVRKAADPLAVARAGAADLLVVKAQPLGGIRSALRIVSEAGLPVVVSSALDTSVGLSMGAYLAAALPDLPYDCGLGTAALLAADVTREPLVPVDGSIDVRRVDVDVDLLREHAAPDDRREWWLGRVRASWGLLAR, encoded by the coding sequence GTGACGACGCCCGCCGAGCCTGCCCAGCCGACCACGCCCCTCCTCCCCCGGACCGAGCTGCCGCCGCTCGACGACCTGCTGGCCCGTGCGCACGTGGTGCAGCTGCCGCTCCGCACGAGGTTCAGGGGCATCGAGGTGCGCGAGGCGCTCCTCGTCGAGGGGCCCCGCGGCTGGACCGAGTTCAGCCCCTTCGTCGAGTACGCGCCAGAGGAGGCGGCGGCCTGGCTGGCCGCGGCCGTCGAGTTCGGCTGGGGTCCTGCTCTCTCGCCCGGCGCCTCCCGCGTGGCCGTCAACGCGACCCTGCCCGCCGTCGGGCCCGACGAGGTCGCGGGTGTGCTGGCCCGGTTCCCCGGCTGCCGCACCGTGAAGGTCAAGGTCGCCGAGCGCGGCCAGACGCTCGCCGACGACGTCGCCCGGGTCGCCGCGGCCCGCGAGCACGTCGGCCCCGAGGGCCGCGTCCGGGTCGACGCCAACGGCGGCTGGAGCGTCGACCAGGCCGAGGAGGCGCTGCGAGCCCTGGCCCCGTTCGGTCTCGAGTACGCGGAGCAGCCCTGCGCCTCGGTGCCCGAGCTGGCCGAGCTGCGACGCCGCACGGCCGACCTCGGGGTGCCGGTCGCCGCGGACGAGAGCGTCCGCAAGGCTGCCGACCCGCTCGCCGTCGCCCGCGCCGGGGCGGCCGACCTGCTCGTCGTCAAGGCGCAGCCGCTCGGGGGGATCCGGTCGGCGCTCCGCATCGTGTCCGAGGCAGGGCTGCCCGTCGTCGTCTCGAGCGCCCTCGACACCTCGGTCGGGCTGAGCATGGGGGCGTACCTCGCGGCTGCCCTGCCCGACCTCCCCTACGACTGCGGCCTGGGGACGGCCGCCCTGCTGGCGGCCGACGTGACGCGCGAACCACTCGTCCCCGTGGACGGGTCGATCGACGTGCGCCGGGTCGACGTCGACGTCGACCTGCTGCGAGAGCACGCGGCACCCGACGACCGACGCGAGTGGTGGCTGGGTCGGGTGCGCGCCTCCTGGGGGCTGCTCGCCCGCTGA
- a CDS encoding 1,4-dihydroxy-2-naphthoate polyprenyltransferase has translation MARATTSQKKKRGGRPGGRPGAQRARRVTPGDWIGGARLRTLPLGVAPVALGTGVARANGSWDLPLALLCLAIAVFLQIGVNYANDYSDGIRGTDAHRVGPARLTGSGSVRPKTVLRVALVFFGLAALAGVVVVVTTGYWWMLAVGAAAVVAAWYYTGGKRPYGYNALGEVFVFVFFGLVATVGTAFVQLHRFPADAWIAGIAAGLFACAVLMVNNIRDIPQDAAAGKRTLAVVVGDTVARALYALFLLLPFLLLVYFGFLYFNAPYVYFVLITAVPAAVIGVTGKTPRELILALQLSSLTALLFGLGLGAALFF, from the coding sequence GTGGCACGAGCGACGACATCCCAGAAGAAGAAGCGCGGCGGCCGACCGGGAGGCCGACCGGGCGCCCAGCGAGCCCGCCGCGTCACGCCCGGCGACTGGATCGGCGGCGCCCGGCTGCGCACGCTGCCCCTCGGGGTCGCGCCCGTCGCGCTCGGCACCGGTGTCGCCCGGGCGAACGGCAGCTGGGACCTCCCGCTGGCCCTGCTCTGCCTCGCGATCGCCGTGTTCCTGCAGATCGGCGTCAACTACGCCAACGACTACTCCGACGGCATCCGCGGCACCGACGCGCATCGGGTCGGCCCGGCACGTCTGACGGGCTCGGGCAGCGTCCGGCCGAAGACGGTGCTGCGGGTCGCCCTCGTCTTCTTCGGCCTCGCGGCGCTCGCCGGCGTGGTCGTCGTCGTGACCACCGGCTACTGGTGGATGCTCGCGGTCGGCGCGGCTGCCGTCGTCGCCGCCTGGTACTACACGGGCGGCAAGCGCCCCTACGGCTACAACGCCCTCGGCGAGGTCTTCGTCTTCGTCTTCTTCGGCCTGGTGGCCACCGTCGGCACCGCGTTCGTGCAGCTGCACAGGTTCCCCGCCGACGCCTGGATCGCGGGCATCGCCGCCGGGCTCTTCGCCTGCGCCGTGCTGATGGTCAACAACATCCGCGACATCCCGCAAGACGCTGCGGCAGGCAAGCGCACCCTCGCGGTCGTCGTCGGCGACACCGTGGCACGGGCGCTCTACGCGCTGTTCCTGCTGCTGCCGTTCCTGCTGCTGGTCTACTTCGGCTTCCTGTACTTCAACGCGCCGTACGTCTACTTCGTGCTGATCACGGCGGTGCCCGCAGCGGTCATCGGCGTCACCGGCAAGACGCCGCGCGAGCTGATCCTCGCCCTGCAGCTGTCGTCGCTCACGGCGCTGCTGTTCGGGCTCGGCCTCGGGGCCGCCCTCTTCTTCTAG
- the menD gene encoding 2-succinyl-5-enolpyruvyl-6-hydroxy-3-cyclohexene-1-carboxylic-acid synthase encodes MSGSVATDYAVALLAGLVDAGVREVVLSPGSRSQAIALAAAEFERAGRLRLRVRIDERSAGFLALGLAVESGLPAVVVTTSGTAVANLHPAVLEAHHSGVPMIVLTADRPVELRGIGANQTTQQPGVFGVAARIVHDLEAPRSGAVEPATVRDVARAAVTTALGAPDADRAEGAPVVPGPVHLNIAFREPLSAALDSLPAARPEPVDAASWSDAARVAAVRVEVDVEPSTVVVAGHGAGPEAERLARALGAPLVAEVSSGAHFGPNLSLGFRTLLGEPEFGGAVRRAFVLGHPTLTRQVPALLTRAGVEVLVVRGATADAYDPGRSATVVDAVDVVQSEGGAPDDRAHRAWVGRWVHAGRRVVGDDEAPPDLEAATSDDGSARAEFLRGEVALLRRPVTRRALAETLWRVTWPHDRLVLGASRLIREVDEVVPGKAIRVHANRGLAGIDGTVATATGIALASQVDDGAPGVTRVLVGDLTLLHDVGSLLLGDGEVRPRLQVVVGNDGGGTIFDGLEVAATAPVDAMRRVQFTPHSVQLAGLAAAYGWHHVLASTRAELNQALARAWDGPVLIEVPLAR; translated from the coding sequence ATGTCGGGCAGCGTCGCCACCGACTACGCCGTGGCCCTCCTGGCCGGGCTGGTCGACGCAGGCGTCCGCGAGGTCGTCCTCAGCCCCGGGTCACGCTCGCAGGCGATCGCCCTCGCGGCCGCCGAGTTCGAGCGTGCCGGTCGGCTGCGCCTCCGCGTCCGCATCGACGAGCGCTCGGCGGGCTTCCTCGCGCTCGGCCTCGCCGTCGAGTCCGGTCTCCCCGCAGTCGTGGTCACCACCTCCGGCACGGCGGTGGCCAACCTGCACCCGGCGGTGCTCGAGGCCCACCACTCCGGCGTCCCCATGATCGTGCTGACGGCCGACCGTCCCGTCGAGCTGCGGGGCATCGGCGCCAACCAGACCACCCAGCAGCCCGGCGTCTTCGGCGTCGCAGCCCGGATCGTCCACGATCTCGAGGCCCCGCGGTCGGGCGCGGTCGAGCCCGCGACCGTCCGCGACGTCGCCCGTGCGGCCGTCACGACGGCCCTCGGCGCCCCCGACGCTGACCGGGCCGAGGGCGCCCCGGTCGTCCCGGGGCCCGTCCACCTCAACATCGCGTTCCGCGAGCCGCTGTCGGCGGCGCTCGACTCCCTCCCCGCTGCCCGTCCCGAACCGGTCGACGCCGCCTCCTGGTCGGACGCCGCCCGCGTCGCCGCCGTGCGCGTCGAGGTCGACGTCGAGCCGTCCACGGTCGTCGTCGCCGGCCACGGGGCCGGCCCCGAGGCCGAGCGGCTGGCCCGCGCCCTCGGCGCCCCCCTCGTCGCCGAGGTCTCGAGCGGGGCCCACTTCGGCCCGAACCTCTCGCTCGGCTTCCGCACTCTGCTCGGCGAGCCCGAGTTCGGCGGTGCCGTGCGTCGTGCCTTCGTGCTCGGGCACCCGACCCTGACCCGGCAGGTGCCTGCTCTCCTCACGCGAGCGGGCGTCGAGGTGCTCGTGGTGCGCGGAGCCACCGCCGACGCCTACGATCCGGGCCGGTCGGCCACGGTCGTCGACGCCGTCGACGTAGTCCAGAGCGAAGGAGGCGCGCCCGACGACCGCGCTCACCGCGCCTGGGTGGGCCGCTGGGTGCACGCCGGACGCCGGGTGGTCGGCGACGACGAGGCCCCGCCCGACCTCGAGGCAGCCACGAGCGACGACGGCTCCGCGCGAGCCGAGTTCCTCCGGGGCGAGGTCGCGCTGTTGCGGCGCCCCGTGACGCGGCGCGCCCTGGCCGAGACCCTGTGGCGCGTGACCTGGCCGCACGACCGTCTCGTCCTCGGGGCCTCCCGCCTCATCCGCGAGGTCGACGAGGTCGTGCCCGGCAAGGCGATCCGCGTGCACGCGAACCGCGGCCTCGCCGGCATCGACGGCACGGTCGCCACGGCAACGGGCATCGCCCTCGCGAGCCAGGTCGACGACGGCGCGCCCGGCGTCACCCGCGTGCTCGTCGGCGACCTGACCCTGCTGCACGACGTCGGGTCGCTCCTCCTCGGCGACGGCGAGGTGCGGCCGCGACTGCAGGTCGTCGTCGGCAACGACGGGGGCGGCACGATCTTCGACGGCCTCGAGGTCGCCGCCACGGCGCCCGTCGACGCGATGCGTCGGGTGCAGTTCACGCCGCACTCCGTCCAGCTCGCCGGGTTGGCGGCCGCCTACGGCTGGCACCACGTGCTCGCCTCGACGCGCGCCGAGCTCAACCAGGCACTCGCCCGCGCGTGGGACGGCCCCGTGCTGATCGAGGTGCCGCTCGCGCGCTGA
- a CDS encoding PLD nuclease N-terminal domain-containing protein → MVKFLVVAIVAASAFVIYALIDCLFAESSKFRALNKPLWALVIVLLPVIGAVLWFLIGRARKTGQAESRRFVAPDDDPEFSGRSSSTVTDLDRETTDERIRRLEEELAELDGDDKNDKNNA, encoded by the coding sequence ATGGTGAAGTTCTTGGTCGTGGCGATCGTCGCAGCGTCAGCCTTCGTCATCTACGCCCTGATCGACTGCCTCTTCGCCGAGTCGTCGAAGTTCCGGGCCCTCAACAAGCCTCTCTGGGCGCTCGTCATCGTCCTGCTGCCCGTCATCGGCGCCGTCCTGTGGTTCCTCATCGGCCGTGCGCGCAAGACCGGCCAGGCCGAGTCGCGTCGGTTCGTCGCCCCCGACGACGACCCCGAGTTCTCGGGCCGGTCCAGCTCGACCGTCACCGACCTCGACCGGGAGACGACCGACGAGCGCATCCGTCGCCTCGAAGAAGAGCTGGCCGAGCTCGACGGAGACGACAAGAACGACAAGAACAACGCCTGA
- a CDS encoding DUF4229 domain-containing protein, producing MKPWVKYTIVRLGVFLVALVVLVLLLPNPYLATLIAAVVAFCVSYLFFAPLRRQVALELAERRSKPEPLDGDSLAEDAELAERDAREADAVRGAHEGDAADDARDAHDAGRAS from the coding sequence GTGAAACCCTGGGTCAAGTACACGATCGTCCGCCTCGGCGTGTTCCTCGTCGCGCTGGTCGTGCTGGTGCTCCTGCTGCCGAACCCGTACCTCGCGACGCTCATCGCCGCCGTGGTGGCGTTCTGCGTCTCGTACCTCTTCTTCGCGCCGCTGCGCCGACAGGTCGCGCTCGAGCTCGCCGAGCGTCGGTCGAAGCCGGAGCCGCTCGACGGCGACAGCCTCGCCGAGGACGCCGAGCTGGCCGAGCGCGACGCCCGCGAGGCCGATGCTGTTCGCGGCGCTCACGAGGGCGACGCTGCTGACGACGCTCGCGACGCGCACGACGCTGGACGCGCCTCCTAG
- a CDS encoding AMP-binding protein: MTRPLLPVDARRPLDVLEALREALAGGPAVAPRTDDHVPADLPGSVPQPVALVVETSGSSGVPKRVMLPADALLAGAAAADGALSGPGQWLLALPAHYVAGTNVLVRSIAADTEPEVLAPGHFDPVAFAEAARRLEHPVRYASLVPAQLAAVLDAAEHDDGVADAAQSFAAVLVGGQATPASLVDRARASGVRIVRTYGSSETSGGCVYDGVPVGRTRVEIVDGQVELAGPSLALGYLGDDARTTAAFVERDGERWYRTGDAGELSDVGVLTVAGRLDDVVVSGGEKVSLGLVERVVREQPGLGSAVVVRAPHERWGEVPVVVVGEPVSRGLPEAPGLPESPGLPALPGLPELRAAVAAALGRAAAPDRLVVLPELPLLASGKPDRRALQALVAGGDPARN, translated from the coding sequence GTGACCCGCCCCCTCCTCCCCGTCGACGCGCGACGCCCGCTCGACGTGCTCGAGGCCCTCCGCGAGGCCCTGGCAGGTGGTCCCGCCGTCGCTCCGCGCACCGACGACCACGTCCCCGCCGACCTGCCCGGCTCGGTGCCGCAGCCCGTGGCGCTCGTCGTCGAGACGAGCGGGTCGAGCGGCGTGCCGAAGCGCGTGATGCTGCCGGCCGACGCCCTGCTCGCCGGCGCGGCCGCGGCCGACGGTGCGCTCAGCGGCCCCGGGCAGTGGCTGCTCGCACTGCCGGCGCACTACGTCGCAGGGACGAACGTGCTCGTGCGCAGCATCGCCGCCGACACCGAGCCCGAGGTCCTCGCCCCGGGGCACTTCGACCCGGTCGCGTTCGCCGAGGCCGCTCGTCGCCTCGAGCACCCCGTCCGCTACGCGTCGCTCGTGCCCGCGCAGCTCGCCGCGGTGCTCGACGCCGCCGAGCACGACGACGGCGTGGCCGACGCGGCGCAGAGCTTCGCCGCGGTGCTGGTGGGCGGGCAGGCGACGCCCGCCTCCCTCGTCGACAGGGCCCGCGCCTCCGGCGTGAGGATCGTCCGCACCTACGGGTCGAGCGAGACGAGCGGGGGCTGCGTCTACGACGGCGTGCCCGTCGGTCGCACGCGCGTGGAGATCGTCGACGGACAGGTCGAGCTGGCCGGTCCGTCGCTCGCCCTCGGCTACCTGGGCGACGACGCCCGCACCACGGCAGCGTTCGTCGAACGCGACGGAGAGCGCTGGTACCGCACGGGCGACGCCGGCGAGCTGTCCGACGTCGGTGTCCTGACCGTCGCCGGGCGTCTCGACGACGTCGTCGTCTCCGGGGGAGAGAAGGTCTCGCTGGGGCTCGTCGAGCGGGTCGTCCGCGAGCAGCCGGGGCTCGGCTCCGCGGTCGTCGTGCGGGCGCCGCACGAGCGGTGGGGCGAGGTGCCCGTCGTCGTCGTGGGGGAGCCGGTCAGCCGCGGCCTGCCCGAGGCGCCGGGCCTGCCCGAGTCGCCTGGCCTACCAGCGCTGCCAGGCCTGCCCGAGCTGCGGGCCGCTGTCGCTGCCGCCCTCGGTCGAGCGGCGGCGCCCGACCGGCTCGTCGTCCTCCCCGAGCTGCCCCTGCTCGCCAGCGGCAAGCCCGACCGCCGCGCCCTGCAGGCCCTCGTCGCGGGCGGCGACCCCGCCCGGAACTAG